Proteins co-encoded in one Vicia villosa cultivar HV-30 ecotype Madison, WI unplaced genomic scaffold, Vvil1.0 ctg.001901F_1_1, whole genome shotgun sequence genomic window:
- the LOC131637042 gene encoding NAD-dependent protein deacetylase SRT1-like yields the protein MSLGYAEKLSFIEDVGNVGMTEHFDPSTILREKIEQLAIMIKKSKHLVVFTGAGISTSCGIPDFRGPKGIWTLQREGKALPEASLPFHRAVPSLTHMALVELEKAGILKFVISQNVDGLHLRSGIPREKLSELHGNSFMETCPSCGAEYFRDFEVETIGLKETSRRCSNAKCGARLKDTVLDWEDALPPKEMNPAEKHCKQADIVLCLGTSLQITPACNLPLKALRGGGKVVIVNLQKTPKDKNASLVIHGFSDKVIAGVMEHLNLRIPPFIRIDLFQIIVVHALSNDKKYVNWTLQVASSHTQKAALPFIKSVEVSFSDKEGFKEAILDKHPFRLKRRTAYNKTFEMVLNLNFGDGCGCSSLEVDVPIDFMSPTDCFNFDKDVIFQKLRDKAVIESKCGQNAVIERKTTSSPRSDITTYAVVTNLVHYSKPVPDSLANGDHKKRKDLMIGTGSSWKRSKVTKGKSISKKE from the exons ATGTCACTTGGGTATGCTGAGAAACTTTCCTTCATAGAAGATGTAGGCAACGTTGGAATGACTGAACATTTCGACCCATCTACCATTTTGCGTGAAAAA ATAGAGCAACTCGCTATTATGATTAAAAAG AGTAAGCATCTAGTAGTGTTTACAGGTGCAGGAATATCAACATCTTGTGGTATACCTGATTTTCGAGGTCCCAAGGGAATTTGGACGCTTCAG CGTGAAGGTAAAGCCTTGCCGGAAGCATCATTACCATTTCACCGTGCGGTGCCAAGCTTGACTCACATGGCTCTCGTTGAATTAGAAAAGGCTGGTATTTTGAAGTTTGTTATCAGCCAG AATGTCGATGGTCTCCATCTTCGATCTGGAATACCAAGGGAAAAACTGTCTGAACTGCACGGGAATTCCTTTATGGAAACTTGCCCTTCTTGCGGAGCTGA GTACTTTCGAGATTTTGAGGTAGAAACTATTGGTTTAAAGGAGACATCGCGGCGCTGTTCAAATGCAAAATGTGGAGCAAGACTTAAGGATACAGTCCTTGACTGGGAG GATGCGTTGCCTCCAAAGGAGATGAATCCTGCCGAGAAGCACTGCAAACAGGCAGATATAGTGTTATGCTTAGGGACAAG TCTGCAAATAACTCCAGCCTGCAACTTGCCTCTTAAAGCACTTCGTGGCGGAGGTAAAGTTGTCATTGTAAATCTCCAG AAAACCCCAAAGGACAAAAATGCCTCTCTAGTCATTCATGGGTTTTCTGATAAG GTGATTGCAGGTGTCATGGAGCACCTAAATCTGCGGATTCCTCCTTTCATCAGGATTGACCTTTTCCAGATTATTGTAGTGCATGCTTTGAGCAACG ATAAAAAATATGTGAACTGGACACTCCAAGTTGCAAGTTCGCATACCCAGAAAGCAGCATTGCCTTTCATCAAGTCTGTTGAG GTTTCCTTCTCGGACAAGGAAGGTTTCAAAGAAGCCATTCTGGATAAGCATCCATTTCGGCTTAAAAG AAGAACAGCATATAACAAAACATTTGAAATGGTTCTAAACCTCAATTTTGGCGATGGCTGCGGTTGCTCTTCCCTTGAAGTTGATGTCCCAATTGATTTTATG AGTCCAACTGACTGCTTCAACTTCGACAAGGATGTCATATTCCAAAAGCTGAGAGACAAGGCAGTCATCGAGTCAAAATGCGGTCAGAATGCCGTTATTGAGAGAAAAACCACCTCCTCTCCTAGAAGCGACATTACTACCTATGCAGTTGTAACTAATCTTGTTCATTACAGCAAACCAGTCCCCGATTCTCTAGCCAATGGTGAtcacaaaaagagaaaagatctCATGATCGGTACAGGCTCGTCTTGGAAGCGTTCAAAAGTTACTAAGGGTAAATCCATATCAAAGAAGGAATGA